The following are from one region of the Polynucleobacter sp. MWH-CaK5 genome:
- the rapZ gene encoding RNase adapter RapZ: MRVFIITGISGSGKSVALNALEDAGYDCVDNLPVDFIHDLVQSLSKQGREKIAVAVDARRGQSIKELPAIIEQLQQNHDVRVLFLNSNTETLVQRFSETRRRHPLSKPDDNRTPQVALIDAIEKERLLLADLAETAHNIDTSHIKAHTLRSWIQDLLKDERPGLTILFESFGFKHGVPRDADLVFDVRCLPNPHYDPQLRPLTGNDPEVANFLREHPEVQAMGDDIRRFIETWLPKYQADRRSYLTIAIGCTGGQHRSVYLVNCLFDYFKKKSQAIAGDDLHLLIRHRELDLNSLKKETSA, from the coding sequence ATGCGTGTATTCATCATCACCGGAATTTCTGGCTCAGGCAAATCAGTTGCCTTGAATGCCCTAGAAGATGCTGGATATGATTGCGTAGATAACTTACCGGTTGATTTCATTCATGACTTAGTTCAGTCACTTAGCAAACAAGGCCGAGAAAAGATAGCCGTTGCTGTGGATGCACGTCGCGGACAGTCCATCAAAGAACTTCCAGCCATCATTGAGCAGCTTCAGCAAAACCATGATGTGCGAGTTTTATTTTTAAACTCAAACACAGAAACACTGGTGCAACGTTTCTCTGAAACACGCAGAAGACACCCTCTATCAAAACCTGATGACAACAGAACTCCTCAGGTTGCATTGATTGATGCCATAGAAAAAGAACGCTTACTGTTGGCTGATCTTGCAGAGACTGCGCACAACATTGATACCAGTCATATCAAAGCCCATACCCTGAGATCTTGGATCCAAGATTTATTAAAAGATGAACGCCCGGGGTTAACCATTTTGTTTGAGTCATTTGGATTCAAGCATGGTGTTCCAAGAGATGCAGATTTGGTATTTGATGTTCGCTGCCTACCAAACCCACACTACGATCCACAATTAAGACCATTGACCGGCAATGATCCTGAGGTGGCTAACTTCTTAAGAGAACATCCTGAAGTTCAAGCGATGGGCGACGATATACGCCGCTTTATTGAAACCTGGCTGCCCAAGTATCAAGCCGACAGAAGAAGTTACCTGACCATTGCGATTGGTTGCACAGGTGGGCAACATCGCTCGGTTTATTTGGTGAATTGTTTATTTGATTATTTCAAAAAGAAATCTCAAGCAATCGCTGGAGATGATCTTCACCTACTCATTCGCCATCGCGAACTAGATCTAAATTCTTTAAAAAAAGAGACATCGGCTTAG
- the mutY gene encoding A/G-specific adenine glycosylase yields the protein MKFSEVKNFTQDLIDWQKKSGRHDLPWQKNRIAYRVWLSEIMLQQTQVSTVLNRYDEFLKIFPTVECLGAATVDQVLAQWSGMGYYTRARNLHRCAQVVMAEYDGVFPSDPKVLESLPGIGRSTAAAIAVFAYGKRAAILDGNVKRVLARIWGFDQDLSKALHANQLWAHAENLLPHKKTDLIAYTQGLMDFGATHCTQYQPACIDPQNGSCPFKKSCVAHLSERINQIPLKVKKVKVEKIDMTWWVMIHQDQVLLEKRPEKGIWAGLWCFPESQESVKEPSQVMPAFKHVLTHRQMTIKPMKVHLKKRVRLQENQQWFSLNDVAGLGLPKPMSLFLKNLDLVRDGE from the coding sequence ATGAAATTTTCAGAAGTGAAAAACTTCACGCAAGATCTGATTGATTGGCAAAAAAAATCAGGCCGTCATGATTTGCCGTGGCAAAAAAATAGAATTGCTTACCGTGTTTGGTTATCAGAAATCATGTTGCAACAAACGCAAGTTTCAACTGTTCTGAATCGTTACGATGAGTTTTTAAAAATATTCCCAACTGTTGAATGTTTAGGAGCTGCAACAGTCGATCAAGTTCTGGCTCAATGGAGTGGGATGGGTTATTACACGCGCGCCAGAAATCTACATCGCTGCGCACAAGTTGTGATGGCTGAATATGATGGGGTCTTCCCAAGTGATCCTAAGGTCCTAGAGTCTTTGCCAGGTATTGGCAGATCAACAGCCGCTGCCATTGCAGTCTTTGCGTATGGCAAGAGAGCTGCCATATTGGATGGAAACGTCAAAAGGGTGTTGGCTAGAATTTGGGGCTTTGATCAGGATTTGAGCAAGGCTTTGCACGCGAATCAATTGTGGGCGCACGCGGAAAATTTATTGCCTCATAAAAAGACAGATCTAATTGCTTATACGCAGGGTTTGATGGATTTTGGCGCAACTCACTGCACCCAATATCAACCGGCATGTATCGATCCACAAAATGGTTCATGCCCATTTAAGAAATCTTGTGTTGCTCATTTAAGCGAGCGTATTAATCAAATTCCTTTGAAAGTTAAAAAAGTCAAAGTTGAAAAAATTGATATGACTTGGTGGGTGATGATTCATCAAGATCAGGTCTTGTTGGAGAAAAGGCCCGAGAAAGGAATTTGGGCTGGCTTGTGGTGCTTTCCAGAAAGCCAAGAGTCAGTAAAAGAACCATCTCAAGTAATGCCTGCGTTTAAGCATGTGCTAACACATCGACAGATGACGATTAAGCCCATGAAAGTTCATCTAAAGAAGCGAGTTCGTTTACAAGAAAATCAACAGTGGTTCTCACTGAATGATGTGGCTGGTTTGGGTTTGCCTAAGCCGATGTCTCTTTTTTTAAAGAATTTAGATCTAGTTCGCGATGGCGAATGA
- the mutM gene encoding bifunctional DNA-formamidopyrimidine glycosylase/DNA-(apurinic or apyrimidinic site) lyase, which yields MPELPEVEVTKQGVEPHVVGKTVTSVAIYDGRLRWPVPANLNKLLVGKKLTQIKRRGKYLLFRMEDGYLLIHLGMTGVLRVANPKDELKKHDRVEIGFGKKLLRLHDPRKFGAVLWAADEDGEIERHPLIAKLGVEPFSDDFSDERAGQHLYEHAKGRQISIKQWLLAGQAVVGVGNIYCSESLFLAGIHPEMPAGKLSKPRASMLASAIKDTLSRAIKAGGSSLKDFVNSDGNPGHFMLQTKVYDRFGLPCLQCKTPIKQIVQGQRSTYFCSKCQKK from the coding sequence ATGCCTGAATTACCAGAAGTTGAAGTTACCAAGCAGGGGGTTGAGCCCCATGTTGTGGGTAAAACTGTGACGAGTGTTGCCATTTACGATGGCCGCTTGCGTTGGCCTGTTCCCGCGAATTTAAATAAATTACTGGTAGGTAAAAAACTCACCCAAATTAAACGACGAGGCAAATACTTGCTATTCAGAATGGAAGATGGATATTTGTTGATTCATCTTGGCATGACTGGTGTGCTCCGAGTGGCCAATCCCAAGGATGAGCTCAAAAAACACGATCGCGTTGAAATTGGCTTCGGTAAAAAATTATTGCGTTTACATGATCCTAGGAAGTTTGGTGCTGTGTTGTGGGCTGCTGATGAGGATGGTGAAATCGAACGTCACCCATTGATCGCCAAATTAGGCGTTGAGCCATTCTCAGATGATTTTTCTGATGAGAGGGCTGGACAACATCTATACGAGCATGCCAAGGGGCGACAGATTTCGATTAAACAGTGGTTGCTGGCTGGTCAAGCAGTGGTCGGGGTTGGCAACATCTATTGCTCAGAGAGTTTATTTTTAGCAGGTATTCATCCTGAGATGCCAGCTGGAAAGTTATCTAAGCCAAGAGCATCGATGTTGGCATCTGCAATCAAAGATACCTTGAGTCGAGCAATCAAGGCCGGTGGTAGTAGCTTGAAAGATTTTGTGAACAGTGATGGCAATCCTGGACACTTCATGTTGCAAACCAAAGTCTATGACCGATTTGGTTTGCCGTGCCTTCAGTGCAAAACCCCCATCAAACAAATAGTCCAAGGGCAGCGGTCTACTTACTTCTGTTCCAAATGTCAGAAAAAGTAA
- a CDS encoding lipoprotein insertase outer membrane protein LolB yields MTIKLKFLLSILLASASFHTWSAPAKSLTPEEMFQILASEISLQRGEASAAYQTYMSMARSLQDGALAQRAMEIAIAGNSPELALDAAKLWDEINPKDAKEILTTLFMLNQRWAESVKPAQAQLSQLKSIAAKEKLINSWRPLLARARDEEASLVAFFSILKASILQINDLDILYTYSLGAEKAKNYDEMEKTLRRIIQKKPDDKNALNALGYSFADRGIKLPEAVSLLKKAHQLAPNDMFILDSLAWANFRLGNTNLAIEQLSKAFETKPEAEIGAHLGEALWSKQDRKGADQVWRKAESLDANNQTLKDTMARLWPDRVPSSSKKSPQLWDGRFAVKVSGNDSKNGGSGAFTLSHEAQTDVLDIRNPMGGAMAKITINASGAKLEDGDKIFEAHDADALLQSYTGLPLPARGLSKWLNGEARVGAPASIERDDKLRAQKMIQDGWTMTFQWTEKNQIKKLDLTRNSPTGLIEIKIIFEELDD; encoded by the coding sequence ATGACGATAAAACTTAAATTTTTGCTAAGCATTCTGCTTGCCTCTGCTAGCTTTCATACATGGTCTGCTCCGGCTAAAAGCCTCACACCAGAAGAAATGTTTCAAATCCTGGCATCTGAAATCAGTCTCCAACGAGGAGAAGCCTCGGCGGCCTACCAAACCTATATGAGTATGGCCAGATCATTACAAGATGGAGCACTTGCTCAACGAGCCATGGAAATTGCGATTGCAGGCAACTCTCCAGAATTGGCCTTGGATGCCGCAAAACTTTGGGATGAAATCAACCCAAAAGATGCCAAAGAAATATTAACAACTCTTTTTATGTTGAATCAGCGCTGGGCAGAAAGTGTCAAACCAGCGCAAGCTCAATTAAGTCAATTAAAAAGTATTGCCGCCAAAGAAAAGCTAATTAACTCTTGGCGCCCACTTTTAGCAAGAGCTCGTGATGAAGAAGCCAGTCTCGTCGCTTTTTTCAGCATACTAAAAGCCTCGATTCTTCAAATTAATGATTTAGACATTCTTTACACTTATTCACTAGGCGCTGAAAAAGCAAAAAATTATGACGAGATGGAAAAAACATTGCGTCGCATTATTCAAAAAAAGCCTGACGATAAAAATGCACTCAATGCCTTGGGTTACTCTTTTGCCGATCGTGGCATCAAACTTCCCGAAGCAGTCAGCCTTCTAAAAAAAGCACACCAATTAGCACCCAATGACATGTTCATTCTTGATAGTCTTGCGTGGGCCAACTTTCGTTTGGGCAACACAAACCTAGCGATTGAGCAGTTAAGCAAAGCTTTTGAAACCAAGCCAGAAGCAGAGATTGGCGCTCACTTGGGCGAAGCACTTTGGTCCAAGCAAGATCGCAAAGGTGCTGACCAAGTTTGGAGAAAAGCTGAATCATTGGACGCTAACAATCAAACGCTGAAAGACACCATGGCTAGACTTTGGCCAGATAGAGTTCCAAGCTCATCAAAAAAATCACCTCAATTATGGGATGGTCGTTTTGCTGTTAAGGTCAGCGGCAATGATTCTAAGAATGGTGGAAGCGGTGCATTCACTCTCAGCCATGAAGCTCAAACGGATGTCTTAGATATCAGAAACCCAATGGGTGGCGCCATGGCAAAAATCACCATCAATGCCTCTGGTGCAAAACTAGAAGATGGCGACAAGATTTTTGAGGCTCATGATGCTGATGCATTGTTGCAAAGCTATACAGGCCTTCCCTTGCCTGCCAGGGGTTTATCCAAATGGTTAAACGGTGAAGCCAGAGTTGGTGCACCTGCCAGCATTGAACGCGACGACAAACTAAGAGCGCAAAAAATGATTCAAGATGGCTGGACCATGACATTCCAATGGACCGAAAAAAATCAAATAAAAAAATTAGATCTGACTAGAAACTCACCGACTGGTCTGATTGAGATAAAAATAATTTTTGAAGAACTAGATGACTAA
- the ispE gene encoding 4-(cytidine 5'-diphospho)-2-C-methyl-D-erythritol kinase: protein MTKALHLQAPAKINRFLHIVGQREDGYHLLQTVFQLIDLHDDISLTLSPDGCVHRTAGAANIPADDDLVVRAAKLLQEHTQTKQGCTIQVEKRIPMGAGLGGGSSDAAATLWGLNELWNLQLSRQELMDLGVKLGADVPFFLFGQNAFAEGIGELLQAVSLPESCFLLVYPKVHIPTVDVFKDPNLTRNHPAVTISDFIDSPNLEQFGKNDCEEVVIQKYQEVAAVLDWIRQQAPQSSPRMSGSGSSVFVALETDQANHLLSQLPHQWIGFVVRGLSRHPSYNPSS, encoded by the coding sequence ATGACTAAGGCATTGCACCTTCAAGCGCCGGCAAAAATAAATCGCTTTCTTCACATTGTTGGACAAAGAGAAGATGGTTATCACTTGCTGCAAACTGTCTTTCAGTTAATTGATCTTCATGATGATATTTCTCTGACCCTTTCTCCCGATGGATGCGTGCATCGAACTGCAGGGGCTGCAAACATCCCAGCGGATGATGACCTGGTAGTTCGGGCGGCAAAATTACTTCAGGAACACACCCAAACCAAGCAAGGCTGCACCATTCAAGTTGAAAAGCGCATCCCCATGGGGGCTGGCCTAGGTGGGGGATCATCAGATGCAGCAGCAACCCTTTGGGGTCTCAATGAGTTATGGAATCTTCAGTTAAGTCGCCAGGAATTGATGGATTTAGGGGTCAAACTGGGCGCTGATGTGCCATTTTTCTTGTTTGGTCAAAATGCTTTTGCAGAGGGCATAGGCGAGCTTCTTCAAGCTGTAAGCCTTCCAGAGTCCTGTTTTTTATTGGTTTATCCAAAAGTACACATCCCAACCGTGGATGTCTTCAAAGACCCAAATTTGACGAGAAATCACCCAGCCGTTACAATCTCAGACTTTATTGATTCACCCAATCTTGAGCAATTTGGTAAGAACGATTGTGAAGAGGTTGTGATTCAAAAGTATCAGGAAGTTGCAGCAGTATTAGACTGGATTCGCCAACAGGCTCCGCAATCGAGCCCAAGGATGTCAGGATCAGGTAGCAGCGTGTTTGTTGCCCTTGAAACTGATCAAGCCAATCATTTACTGAGTCAACTGCCTCATCAATGGATCGGTTTTGTGGTGCGGGGGCTTTCAAGGCATCCGTCATACAATCCAAGTTCATAG
- a CDS encoding ribose-phosphate pyrophosphokinase has product MQHETMMVFTGNANPALAKAVTDHLKVPLGKAAVGRFSDGEIQVEIQENVRGKHVVVLQSTCAPANDNLMELMIMVDALKRASAGRITAVIPYFGYARQDRRPRSARVAISARLVANMLQQVAGVDRVLTMDLHADQIQGFFDIPVDNIYASPILLTDLQTKKSPDLLVVSPDVGGVVRARALAKQLGCDLAIIDKRRPKANVSEVMHVIGEVEGRHCVIMDDMIDTGGTLCKAAQVLKERGAKSVVAYCTHPVLSGGAVGRIAESALDEVVVTDTIPLNDEAKKLNKIRVLSTAPLLAETLSRISTGDSVMSLFADS; this is encoded by the coding sequence ATGCAACATGAAACCATGATGGTTTTCACTGGCAATGCCAACCCTGCTTTGGCGAAGGCCGTGACTGATCACTTAAAAGTCCCCCTCGGAAAAGCTGCAGTGGGTCGCTTTTCAGACGGTGAAATTCAAGTAGAAATTCAAGAAAACGTTCGTGGCAAACATGTGGTAGTTCTTCAATCAACCTGTGCTCCGGCCAATGACAACCTGATGGAACTCATGATCATGGTTGATGCTCTAAAGCGAGCATCTGCAGGCAGGATTACCGCAGTGATCCCTTACTTCGGTTATGCGCGCCAAGATAGAAGACCTAGATCTGCCCGTGTTGCGATCTCTGCGCGCCTAGTAGCCAACATGCTCCAGCAAGTTGCCGGCGTTGACCGCGTCTTGACCATGGACTTGCATGCTGACCAAATTCAGGGATTTTTCGATATCCCAGTAGATAACATTTACGCCTCACCGATCCTTTTGACTGATCTTCAGACCAAAAAGAGCCCCGATTTATTGGTAGTGTCTCCAGACGTTGGTGGTGTTGTTAGAGCACGAGCTCTCGCCAAACAGTTGGGATGTGACTTAGCCATCATCGACAAACGTCGTCCAAAAGCCAACGTTTCTGAAGTGATGCACGTGATCGGTGAAGTTGAAGGCCGTCATTGCGTGATCATGGATGACATGATTGATACAGGCGGCACACTTTGCAAAGCAGCCCAGGTTCTCAAAGAGCGTGGCGCTAAGAGTGTGGTGGCCTACTGTACCCACCCAGTTCTATCAGGCGGCGCTGTTGGTCGTATCGCTGAATCTGCCTTGGATGAAGTGGTAGTAACTGACACCATTCCATTGAATGATGAAGCTAAAAAACTCAATAAAATCAGAGTTTTATCTACAGCACCATTGCTAGCCGAGACACTCTCTCGCATCAGCACTGGTGATTCTGTGATGTCACTATTTGCTGATTCTTAA